Within Deinococcus actinosclerus, the genomic segment ACCACGAAGGCGATGAAGCCGACGTACATCAGCAGGACGCGGGGGTCGCTGAAGTTCGTGAAGGCGCTGAAGTCCTTGCCCGCCTTGGTGGCGAAGGCCATCAGGATCAGGCCGGCGACGCCGCCGAACAGCGCGATACCTTCCCAGGTGTGCACGGGGTCTTTGTGCTTCATGCCCTGCTGCACGCGGATGGCCCAGCCCCACAGCACCTGCAGGATGCCGAAGCACAGCGCGAAGACGAGGGCGACGTTGCTGAAGTACCCGGTTTCCAGTCGCGGGAAGAGGATCGGGATCGCGCCGTAGTGCTTGACGCCTTCCTCGATCGGGTAGCGGACGCCGGTCCAGCTCCAGAGGCTGTTCAGCAGTTCCGGGTTGATGTAGAAGACGTGCAGGTGCTCCAGGAAGGTCCCGAAGAACTCGCCGGTCAGGAAGCCCCACAGGATGGTCCAGGCGGCCATGACGTTCGTCACGAAGCCCAGGTCCTTCAGGGTGATGGGCGGCACGTACGCGCCGAAGAAGCTGAGGTCCCAGCCCTCGTTGCGTTTGGCCTTGCCGAGCAGCCACATGCCGAACCACAGGAACAGCAGACCGTAGCCGATGTCGGCCATGATGATCCCGAAGAACAGCGGGAAGAACAGCGCCACGACCCAGGTGGGGTCGAAGGTGCCGTACTTGGGCGGCGTCATGAGGCCCATCACGGTCTGGAAGGGCTTGACGTAGCTGTTGTTCTTCAGTTCGACCGGCACGAGGTCGTCGTGGTGATCGTCGACGGGGTGCAGGTCGTAGCTGACGGCGCTGCCGAAGCGGTCTAGGGCGCCCTTGAGGGCCGCGAGGCGGTCCTCGGGGACGTACCCCTGCAGCGCGAGGCTGTACTTGCCGCGCGCGGAGACGGCCCGGACGTCGTGGATGGCCACGCGGTCTTTCAGGGCGTCGCGGATGGCGTACAGCGCGGGCGCGTGGGCCTGCGCCAGACGGTCGCGTTCGGCGTTCAGCTCGCCCAGGCGGGCGGTGCCGGTGCGGGAGACGCGGTCCATCTCGGCGGCGGCCTCGCCCAGCGGCAGGCCGTCGAAACGGCCGGGCAGGCGCAGTTCGCCCAGGCGGACCTTGCCCAGCGCGGCGCGCGCGAGGTCGCGTTCGCTGCGGCGGGTGGCGATCAGCCCGACGCGGTTGGCACCGACGGTTTCGGTGGCCAGGACGTAGCGGTCGGCCAGATCGGCCTTCAGCGCGGCGTCCAGTTCGCCGAGGTTGTCGGTGGCCTGCAGCACGAAGGGCAGCAGCGAGACGCGCGGGCTGCGGTCCAGGGTGCCGGCCATGCGGCCCAGGGCGCGCACGGCGTCACCGTAGGCGCTCTCGGCGTCCAGGTCGGCCTGGAGGTCCTGACGCTGACGGGCCAGGGCAGCGGTGGGCTGCGCGGCCTGCTCAATCAGGTCGGCCCAGCTGCCCGCGGCGGGAAGGGAGGCGGGCGCGGGCCGGTAACTGCCCAGTTCCGCGAGGGTGCTCTCCGCGCGGGCGAGCAGGCGCTCGTCCTCGCGGCGGCTCTGGGCGTCGGCCCCGGCGAGGCTGCCGGTGCTCAGCGGGCCGCCCGTGATGGGCTTGAGGTGCAGCACCCCGGCGTCCTGCAGCGCCGCAATGACCGCTTCACTGTCGCGTTTGCGCGTGGCGATCACGACCTGCTGCATGGGGTTGATCACGGAAGCACCGCCCTCATGATGGTGTCCACGGCCTCGCCCAGTTTGGCTTCCGCGCGCGCGCGGATGGCCTGTGCCTGGGACTGTGCACTGGCGCTGGATTCCTCGCGCACCTGCTGCACGTCGCGGGCCAGCTGCTGATCCTGCTCGGCCTGCATGGCCTTCACGCGGGCTTCCGCGTCGCGGAGGATGCTCGCGGCCTGCGCCTGGGCAGCGTCCACGGTCTCCTGCGCCTGCGCGCGGGCCGTTTCGATCTGCGCGTCCAGCGCTGCCTCGCGGCTGGCCAGTTCACTTAAGACTCGACTTGAGACGTCCAAAACTCACTCCTCCTTTCCCGTCGTGACTCAAGCACCCCGGTCAAGCGCCCCAGAAACGTCATGGGGTGTGGCGGGGGTGCGGTGAGTTTTTCGGTGGCCCGACCCTGGTAATGGTGATGTCAGACTCACCTTGCATCCTAACACACCATCTTTATGCTTCAGGCAGGGCATGCGTCCCTGCGCTTGACAACGCAAACCCCCCGGCGTAAGGGGGCCGGGGGGCCGGTCCGCCCCCCGGATGGGGGGCAGCGCGGGTCAGTCGTGACCGACAAACACCGGGGCCGCCAGCGGACTCTGGGCCTCCTGATACCCCTCTTCCTGGTGTTCGCTGAGGTCCACGCCGCGCACCTCCTGCTGCTGGGTCAGGCGCAGCGGAGTCAGCAGGGCCGTGAGTTTCAGCAGGGCCAGCGTGCCCACGCCCGCCAGCGCGGCGGCGGCCAGCACGCCGATCAGCTGCGTGCCCAGCTGCGCGGCGTGTCCGGCGAGCAGGCCCTTCCCGGCCGGATTGATGGCGGGACTGGCCAGGACGCCGGTCAGGAGCGTGCCGACCACCCCGGCGGTGCCGTGGCAGGCGAAGACGTCCAGCGCGTCGTCGGGCAGCAGGCGGTGCTTGTTGGCGACCAGGAACCACGAGACGGTGCTGGCGACCGCGCCGATCAGCAGCGCGCCGCCCGGCGTCACGAAGCCGCAGGCCGGCGTGATGGCGACCAGCCCCACGACCGCGCCGGTCGCGGCACCGATGGCGGTCGGGCGCCCGCCGCGCACCTGATCCCACACCAGCCAGGTGAGCAGCGCGGCGGCGGCGGCGGTGTTCGTGTTCAGCAGGGCGTACGCGGCGGTCTGCCCGGCGGCCAGGGCGCTGCCGGCGTTGAAGCCCATCCAGCCGAACCACAGCAGGCCGGTGCCCAGCAGCACCAGAGGCACGTTGTGCGGGACGCTCACCAGCCGGGGGAAGCCCAGGCGCGGCCCGAGCACCAGCGCAGCCACCAGCCCGC encodes:
- a CDS encoding V-type ATP synthase subunit I; the protein is MINPMQQVVIATRKRDSEAVIAALQDAGVLHLKPITGGPLSTGSLAGADAQSRREDERLLARAESTLAELGSYRPAPASLPAAGSWADLIEQAAQPTAALARQRQDLQADLDAESAYGDAVRALGRMAGTLDRSPRVSLLPFVLQATDNLGELDAALKADLADRYVLATETVGANRVGLIATRRSERDLARAALGKVRLGELRLPGRFDGLPLGEAAAEMDRVSRTGTARLGELNAERDRLAQAHAPALYAIRDALKDRVAIHDVRAVSARGKYSLALQGYVPEDRLAALKGALDRFGSAVSYDLHPVDDHHDDLVPVELKNNSYVKPFQTVMGLMTPPKYGTFDPTWVVALFFPLFFGIIMADIGYGLLFLWFGMWLLGKAKRNEGWDLSFFGAYVPPITLKDLGFVTNVMAAWTILWGFLTGEFFGTFLEHLHVFYINPELLNSLWSWTGVRYPIEEGVKHYGAIPILFPRLETGYFSNVALVFALCFGILQVLWGWAIRVQQGMKHKDPVHTWEGIALFGGVAGLILMAFATKAGKDFSAFTNFSDPRVLLMYVGFIAFVVGWLRVIKHYPLLPIELLSQGGAVVSYARIFAVGLVSAILAKLCTDLGWSLYENIGFIGIIIGILLGVVLHFLVLALTLIGHVLQPLRLHMVEFLNPTGFNADSSPRYNPLRRLSPAQGQVK
- a CDS encoding V-type ATPase subunit subunit G family protein translates to MDVSSRVLSELASREAALDAQIETARAQAQETVDAAQAQAASILRDAEARVKAMQAEQDQQLARDVQQVREESSASAQSQAQAIRARAEAKLGEAVDTIMRAVLP
- a CDS encoding ammonium transporter, which gives rise to MVRRAAPLLLTLLGSGAAAQAQGMNGADTAFILLCSALVLLMTPGLAIFYGGLVRAGSVLNTMMMSFAAMGIASVAWVAVGYTLAFGPGGNALIGGLSQVGLGNMAGDLTGTIPTPLFAVFQILFAVITLAVVSGSVVERMRFPAFALFGTLWVLCIYAPLAHWVWSPDGWLFKLGLLDFAGGTVVEVASGVSGLVAALVLGPRLGFPRLVSVPHNVPLVLLGTGLLWFGWMGFNAGSALAAGQTAAYALLNTNTAAAAALLTWLVWDQVRGGRPTAIGAATGAVVGLVAITPACGFVTPGGALLIGAVASTVSWFLVANKHRLLPDDALDVFACHGTAGVVGTLLTGVLASPAINPAGKGLLAGHAAQLGTQLIGVLAAAALAGVGTLALLKLTALLTPLRLTQQQEVRGVDLSEHQEEGYQEAQSPLAAPVFVGHD